A region of Neochlamydia sp. S13 DNA encodes the following proteins:
- a CDS encoding tetratricopeptide repeat protein — protein sequence MNLPTLSIHPFIFPGFKKIEKRKQPYLKLGPYAEISLEIFKKLGCQDLCQASLVCKEWKRLAEQTNLLKKLYSASFEDGLQEEEQPGDKVQSLDLSSCQWDETQIAVALWQDSTSIISNSIKAKVNAAATYLKEEGFELKGVASDGDCFFSAFLGSYACLSRKIPLLDDCKDKIPYLRQVLADIVRHIGSERAEEIKRKATWVSGLGEGDLLASALSIPIRLVTVNEEHLICGIHDRLIFSEQGLPEGNRSQEWKAIPQKERPNEYIFIVDLGGHFLYAQKHLKRESPLFSKVGDSSNPPLSNSPPKNELKKTLESLGIDDLLPEEEMKDLELSYTQVLKRAVKEKDPIQESLYIERLGDIYLRKENSETLLQAAGLYNYALHKAPKERQEIIRDRLSHVQNLLVRECKGKSLDSAVMRKQLEGNRQALEKLRAGIKAKIQALPETPSSQEVRQIYQEVVQRIKVFFKLIVEQAMATLEPAPCEYAMIGFGSLAREEMTPYSDLEFGILIQEDSKDNRKYFKRLTTLIHLRVINLGETILPALNIPCLKAIDFFDSITPTGFAFDGEGAKGKGCKTPFGNRQTFKLIQTPEKMAQYISKDEKDQWWHEKESHLPMELLNFTHLLGNNELTEQYRQKVQENLNTPYQEGLNLRHYLAKKHLVQEDMIAFDPGMGSLEKQGMLFKVKIDFYRFPHLAVDRLALLKEVVTLDTFGRIDQLNKQGILTSNAAEKLQDWMSIVLFMRLRTYFNCNAQKEAMNPLIKPFGFDDPRLIKEQLALDHKALEKIKKIYRIYIPFYHAMRDFLAGHENNLSSSDLNDDSPQTQGYIALRLFQNQEAKKWFHEALKKDSENFESLNELGLIYEQDEQEGSLKLAAKYLNQARKVALKSPRENKSFVASVYNNLISLYPTEVNFENAIDYANQALKILRELVDEDHPCIAGAYNNLGLIYHGQGNLKKAVEYYKKALKIDKKFIKEKPASVAIDYNNLAMIYLEQEDVIRAMDFVKQALNINLNFYGEMHPNVVTNYNNLAMIYQKQGELEKAMENVKKALAIDRKFFGKNHHTVATDYNNLGGIFIGLGNLKQAAEYIRKALKINLKHSGGNHRNAAENYNHLGMILRQDQGDLEKAAEYVHQAVDILIKIGDENHPSLATYYHHLGLIYQDQGDLEKAAEYVHQAVDIFIKIGDENHPHVVTYYHHLGLIYQKQGKLEKAFEHINKAIRLAYRLGQAYKKQGNLSLAIKYTKEAFRINIRLYGIHHSTTVTINANLQELNLAFSRNAGRKSSFPS from the coding sequence ATGAATTTACCAACCTTAAGCATTCATCCTTTTATATTTCCTGGATTTAAGAAAATTGAAAAAAGAAAACAGCCTTACTTGAAATTAGGCCCTTATGCCGAAATTAGCTTGGAGATTTTTAAAAAACTGGGATGCCAAGACTTATGCCAAGCAAGCTTAGTCTGCAAAGAATGGAAGCGATTAGCTGAACAAACCAACTTGTTGAAAAAGCTTTATTCAGCAAGCTTTGAAGATGGCTTGCAAGAAGAAGAGCAACCTGGTGATAAGGTACAATCTTTAGATCTTTCTTCTTGCCAGTGGGACGAAACTCAAATAGCCGTGGCTCTATGGCAGGATTCTACTAGTATCATCAGTAATTCGATAAAAGCAAAAGTAAATGCTGCGGCTACTTACCTAAAAGAAGAAGGCTTTGAATTAAAAGGGGTGGCTAGTGATGGAGACTGCTTTTTTAGCGCTTTTTTAGGAAGCTATGCTTGTCTTTCTAGAAAAATTCCTTTATTAGACGATTGTAAAGATAAAATTCCTTATTTAAGGCAAGTACTCGCTGATATTGTTAGACACATCGGCAGCGAAAGAGCCGAAGAAATAAAAAGAAAAGCTACTTGGGTAAGTGGCTTAGGTGAAGGTGATCTATTAGCCTCGGCCTTATCTATTCCTATCAGGCTAGTAACAGTTAATGAAGAGCATTTGATTTGCGGGATTCATGATAGGTTGATCTTTTCAGAACAAGGCTTACCTGAAGGGAATAGATCGCAGGAATGGAAAGCTATCCCTCAAAAAGAAAGACCTAACGAATACATTTTTATTGTGGACTTAGGGGGGCACTTTTTGTATGCGCAGAAGCATTTAAAACGAGAATCTCCTCTTTTTTCGAAGGTAGGAGACTCTTCTAATCCCCCCCTTTCTAACTCTCCACCTAAAAATGAATTAAAAAAAACTTTAGAAAGCTTAGGAATCGATGACCTTTTACCAGAAGAGGAGATGAAAGACCTAGAGTTATCCTATACGCAAGTTTTAAAACGTGCTGTTAAAGAGAAAGATCCCATCCAAGAAAGCCTTTATATAGAAAGATTAGGTGATATTTATTTAAGAAAAGAAAATTCGGAAACGCTCTTGCAAGCCGCGGGTCTTTACAATTATGCCTTGCACAAAGCTCCTAAAGAAAGGCAAGAAATTATTAGAGATAGACTTTCTCACGTACAAAATTTATTGGTTAGAGAATGTAAAGGAAAATCGCTTGATTCTGCAGTAATGAGGAAACAACTTGAAGGGAATCGCCAAGCATTGGAAAAGCTTAGGGCGGGCATAAAGGCGAAGATCCAAGCTTTGCCTGAAACGCCTTCTTCTCAAGAGGTAAGACAAATCTACCAGGAGGTCGTACAAAGAATAAAAGTCTTTTTTAAGCTTATTGTAGAGCAAGCCATGGCTACCTTGGAACCTGCTCCATGCGAATATGCCATGATAGGCTTTGGTTCCCTAGCTAGAGAAGAGATGACTCCTTATTCCGATTTAGAATTTGGCATTCTAATCCAAGAAGATAGTAAAGACAATAGAAAGTACTTTAAGCGCCTGACTACTCTAATTCACTTGAGAGTTATTAACTTAGGGGAGACGATTCTTCCTGCTTTAAATATTCCTTGTTTAAAAGCTATAGATTTTTTTGATAGCATAACTCCAACAGGTTTTGCTTTTGATGGTGAAGGAGCGAAAGGAAAAGGTTGTAAAACTCCCTTTGGCAATCGCCAAACATTTAAGCTTATTCAAACTCCTGAAAAGATGGCTCAATACATTAGCAAAGATGAAAAAGACCAATGGTGGCATGAAAAAGAGTCTCATCTTCCCATGGAGCTTCTGAATTTTACTCATTTGCTAGGCAACAATGAATTAACAGAGCAATATAGGCAAAAAGTTCAAGAAAATCTTAATACGCCTTATCAAGAAGGCCTTAATCTTCGCCATTATTTAGCCAAGAAACATTTAGTTCAAGAAGATATGATAGCTTTTGATCCAGGAATGGGTAGTTTAGAAAAGCAGGGAATGCTTTTTAAAGTTAAAATTGATTTTTATCGCTTTCCCCATCTGGCGGTGGATAGGTTAGCCCTTCTTAAAGAAGTAGTAACTTTAGATACATTTGGTAGAATTGATCAGCTAAACAAGCAAGGAATATTAACAAGTAACGCAGCTGAAAAGTTACAGGACTGGATGAGTATAGTTTTATTTATGCGCCTTAGAACTTACTTTAATTGTAATGCGCAAAAGGAAGCTATGAATCCTCTTATTAAACCCTTTGGATTTGATGACCCTAGACTTATCAAAGAGCAATTGGCTTTAGATCATAAAGCTCTAGAGAAGATAAAAAAAATTTATCGTATCTATATTCCTTTCTACCACGCTATGCGAGACTTTTTAGCAGGACATGAAAACAATCTTTCATCCTCCGATTTAAATGATGATTCACCCCAAACGCAAGGATACATAGCTTTAAGGCTTTTTCAAAATCAGGAAGCAAAAAAGTGGTTTCATGAAGCTTTAAAAAAAGATTCAGAAAATTTTGAATCTTTGAATGAGTTAGGGCTTATCTATGAGCAAGATGAGCAAGAAGGAAGTCTAAAGCTGGCAGCTAAATATTTAAATCAGGCGCGTAAGGTTGCTCTTAAATCTCCTAGGGAAAATAAGTCCTTTGTAGCATCAGTTTACAACAATCTAATCTCGCTTTATCCGACTGAAGTAAATTTTGAAAACGCAATAGATTATGCAAATCAAGCACTCAAAATCCTTAGAGAGCTTGTGGATGAAGATCATCCATGTATAGCAGGAGCTTACAATAATTTAGGGCTAATCTACCATGGGCAAGGTAATTTAAAAAAAGCGGTTGAGTATTATAAGAAAGCGCTCAAGATTGACAAGAAGTTTATTAAAGAAAAACCTGCTAGTGTAGCCATAGATTATAATAATTTAGCAATGATTTACCTAGAGCAAGAAGATGTAATAAGAGCGATGGATTTTGTAAAACAAGCACTCAACATCAATCTTAATTTTTATGGTGAGATGCATCCCAATGTGGTCACAAATTACAACAACCTGGCAATGATCTATCAAAAACAAGGGGAATTAGAAAAGGCAATGGAGAATGTTAAAAAAGCTCTTGCCATTGACCGTAAATTTTTTGGCAAAAATCATCATACAGTAGCAACAGATTACAATAACCTAGGAGGAATTTTCATAGGGCTAGGGAATTTAAAGCAAGCCGCTGAATATATCCGAAAAGCCCTCAAAATTAATCTTAAACATTCTGGGGGGAACCATCGTAATGCGGCTGAAAATTACAATCATCTTGGGATGATCCTCCGCCAAGATCAAGGAGATTTAGAGAAAGCGGCAGAGTATGTCCATCAAGCTGTCGATATCCTCATTAAGATTGGTGATGAAAATCATCCCTCTTTAGCAACTTATTACCATCATTTAGGGCTAATCTACCAAGATCAAGGAGATTTAGAGAAAGCGGCAGAGTATGTCCATCAAGCTGTCGATATCTTCATTAAGATTGGTGATGAAAATCATCCCCATGTAGTAACTTATTACCACCACTTAGGTCTAATCTACCAAAAACAAGGTAAATTAGAAAAGGCATTCGAGCATATCAATAAAGCCATAAGACTCGCTTACCGGCTAGGACAAGCCTACAAAAAACAAGGTAATTTAAGCCTAGCCATCAAATATACTAAAGAAGCGTTCAGAATTAATATCAGGCTATATGGCATCCATCATTCAACAACAGTAACAATAAATGCCAATTTACAGGAGCTTAATTTAGCTTTTTCAAGAAATGCGGGAAGAAAATCATCTTTTCCCTCTTAA
- a CDS encoding ComEC/Rec2 family competence protein: MLAFVFHQEYKAAVFNFLLFLSAAFYSSLAFQPPQLPEQGVTGTALIHISSLSRKNTFMGKNWSYQGKLLSFTGHESLNIYPNISIIISLLDHAALNRPLANKTYLLQGRLKQSKNGKFIFKPTKHHPWYPLANSWGLAEWRFNAKQAVNKYISQKISKNPNSPSSSFLSGITTGEFENRLMAFEFSRFGLQHIMAISGFHFAIVAGMLGFILSWIVGQKTSVSLLMLFMTLYFAFLGPSPSIIRAWVSCMLGFGATLLEKPPSGLNSLGIGLLIVLIFDPELALHIGFQFSFAVTAAILVSYFSFDYLLQKIFAKKTFNQLMAMNLSNQHGFIVLTLFRQALALSIAVTLAALPLTLYYFQKFPLWSIIYNFFFPWMVSLALMLLLAGLMVGILSSSLAQIIYNFNESFTNFVLDYAYGMPKSLDYNINLLMNQEITILWLGIYFLAGIYGRNYLSKQQKITSHELIF, from the coding sequence TTGCTCGCTTTTGTCTTTCACCAAGAATACAAAGCTGCTGTTTTTAACTTTCTTCTTTTTTTGAGTGCTGCTTTCTATTCTTCCCTAGCCTTCCAACCTCCTCAGCTACCTGAACAAGGAGTTACTGGTACTGCGCTTATTCATATCTCTTCTTTATCCCGAAAGAATACCTTCATGGGTAAAAACTGGAGCTATCAAGGTAAGCTGCTCTCTTTTACTGGGCACGAATCTCTAAATATCTATCCTAATATTTCTATCATCATTTCTTTATTGGATCATGCAGCGCTTAATCGTCCTTTAGCTAATAAAACCTACCTTTTACAAGGTAGGCTTAAACAGTCTAAAAATGGTAAATTTATTTTCAAGCCAACTAAACACCACCCATGGTATCCTTTAGCAAATAGTTGGGGTCTAGCAGAATGGCGCTTTAATGCCAAACAAGCCGTTAATAAATATATTTCTCAAAAAATTTCTAAAAACCCTAATAGCCCTAGTAGCAGCTTTCTTTCAGGCATAACAACGGGCGAATTTGAAAATCGTCTCATGGCTTTTGAATTTTCGCGTTTCGGCTTGCAACATATCATGGCTATTTCGGGCTTTCATTTTGCCATCGTAGCAGGCATGCTGGGTTTTATTTTATCTTGGATAGTAGGACAAAAAACGAGTGTAAGTCTTCTTATGCTTTTTATGACTCTCTACTTTGCTTTTCTAGGGCCTTCTCCCTCTATAATTCGAGCATGGGTCAGCTGCATGCTAGGCTTTGGTGCTACCCTATTAGAGAAACCTCCTTCTGGCCTCAATTCTTTAGGAATAGGATTGTTAATCGTTCTTATTTTTGATCCGGAATTAGCGCTTCATATAGGCTTCCAATTTAGCTTTGCCGTGACAGCAGCCATCCTAGTCTCTTATTTTTCCTTCGACTATTTACTCCAAAAGATTTTTGCTAAGAAAACCTTTAATCAATTAATGGCCATGAATCTTTCCAATCAGCACGGCTTTATCGTTCTCACTCTCTTCCGCCAAGCATTAGCACTATCCATAGCAGTTACTTTAGCAGCCCTTCCTCTCACCCTCTATTATTTTCAAAAATTCCCCTTATGGAGTATAATTTATAATTTCTTTTTTCCTTGGATGGTAAGTCTTGCCCTCATGTTATTATTAGCTGGCTTAATGGTAGGAATTTTAAGCTCTAGCCTAGCCCAGATCATCTATAATTTTAATGAATCCTTTACCAACTTTGTCTTAGATTACGCCTATGGTATGCCCAAAAGCCTGGATTATAATATAAATTTGTTGATGAACCAGGAAATAACTATTTTATGGCTAGGAATATATTTTCTAGCAGGAATTTATGGACGAAATTATTTGAGCAAGCAACAAAAGATTACAAGCCATGAACTCATTTTTTAA